A stretch of Primulina tabacum isolate GXHZ01 chromosome 13, ASM2559414v2, whole genome shotgun sequence DNA encodes these proteins:
- the LOC142523201 gene encoding protein SET DOMAIN GROUP 41 isoform X1, protein MEMRAVEDIAMGGDLTPPMPPLAFALHDSALNSHCSACFYPLPTTPFPPLLVDLPRKPPHVPNRRPEVLYCSSRCSSLDSPLHFSSAEAQLLYQFLSLPLAAWSGSSDLRLSLRLLHTFQKFNIFTRKGGFFPCDRRMEIGGKKDDPLEENKNFEVPDENLENQAEQCEVMEISGYKDGVFERIAGLMTNRERLIFREVKNDPFTESGAEFMMERIREGTKAIAVAIMMCAGEEMCVKSPHEYAVEEMVLCLVLTNAVEVQDRRGNSIGIAVYGTSFSWNNHSCSPNACYRFMVASEEKDCMCLRISPAATNNGCGNVMEDGVILGGGMGYGPRVIVRSIKAIERGEEVTIAYTDLLQPKEMRQEDLWLKYLFRCCCKRCSVPHSTYVDRALQMVSATNLYSTNMISDHELYKDEEIKKLREAFDEAILDYLSFSDPKLCCEKLEILLMYGHIEEQNLKQKEEKFNRKSKLHLFHHLSINAYTTLASAYKVRANDLLSIDSNTNEQGFQAFGMFKTSAAYSLLLIGVSHHLFMFESSLVASVANFWTGTGESLLSLSGLSWWDSSLKSEPVKLDIPPLLSMKCNDCSLSGVFKQNSKNTQDQTIWFQET, encoded by the exons ATGGAGATGAGAGCAGTTGAAGACATAGCCATGGGTGGAGACCTCACTCCGCCGATGCCTCCACTGGCTTTCGCCCTCCACGACTCCGCCCTCAATTCCCACTGTTCCGCCTGCTTCTACCCTCTTCCGACGACCCCATTTCCGCCTCTTCTTGTGGACTTGCCTCGGAAACCTCCCCATGTCCCCAATAGAAGACCCGAAGTCCTCTACTGCTCCTCTCGCTGCTCTTCCCTCGACTCTCCGCTACACTTCTCCTCCGCGGAAGCTCAACTATTGTATCAATTCCTTAGTTTACCTTTGGCCGCGTGGAGCGGCTCCTCGGATCTCCGGCTCTCCCTCCGTCTCCTTCACACTTTccaaaaattcaatatttttactCGGAAGGGTGGTTTTTTCCCATGTGATCGAAGAATGGAGATTGGAGGGAAGAAGGACGACCCATTAGAGGAAAACAAGAATTTTGAAGTCCCAGATGAAAATCTTGAGAATCAAGCCGAACAATGTGAAGTTATGGAGATTTCTGGCTACAAAGACGGCGTTTTTGAGAGAATTGCGGGTTTGATGACCAACCGGGAAAGACTTATTTTTCGGGAAGTTAAGAATGACCCGTTTACAGAAAGTGGAGCAGAATTTATGATGGAGAGGATAAGAGAGGGGACAAAGGCGATTGCAGTAGCAATAATGATGTGCGCAGGTGAGGAAATGTGTGTAAAGAGTCCGCATGAGTATGCTGTGGAGGAAATGGTGCTGTGCTTGGTCCTGACTAATGCTGTGGAGGTGCAGGATAGGAGGGGCAACAGCATTGGGATTGCGGTTTATGGAACTTCATTTTCATGGAATAATCACAGTTGTTCTCCCAATGCTTGTTACCGGTTTATGGTGGCGTCAGAAGAGAAAGATTGCATGTGTTTGAGGATTTCTCCTGCTGCTACCAATAATGGATGCGGCAATGTAATGGAAGATGGTGTAATATTAGGAG GAGGAATGGGGTATGGACCAAGAGTAATAGTTAGAAGTATAAAGGCTATTGAGAGAGGGGAAGAGGTGACAATTGCATACACGGATCTGTTGCAGCCTAAG GAGATGAGACAAGAAGACTTATGGCTCAAGTACCTGTTCAGGTGCTGTTGTAAGCGCTGCAGTGTGCCACATTCAACTTATGTGGACCGTGCTCTACAA ATGGTTTCTGCCACGAATCTTTATAGTACCAACATGATTTCTGATCACGAATTGTACAAAGATGAGGAGATCAAGAAGCTGAGGGAAGCTTTTGATGAAGCCATCTTAGACTATTTATCATTTAGCGATCCTAAATTATGTTGTGAGAAGCTTGAAATCTTGCTCATGTATGGCCACATAGAGGAACAGAATCTAAAACAGAaggaagaaaaatttaatcgGAAGTCAAAATTGCATCTGTTTCATCATCTTTCAATAAACGCTTACACCACCCTGGCGTCTGCATATAAAGTCCGTGCAAATGACTTGTTATCTATTGATtccaatacaaatgaacaaggATTTCAAGCCTTCGGTATGTTCAAAACTAGTGCTGCATATTCCCTACTACTCATTGGAGTGTCGCATCATCTTTTCATGTTTGAATCTAGTCTCGTGGCATCTGTTGCGAACTTCTGGACCGGGACTGGGGAATCGTTACTGAGTCTTAGTGGCCTCTCATGGTGGGATTCATCCCTGAAATCCGAACCTGTTAAATTGGACATTCCACCCCTTTTAAGCATGAAGTG
- the LOC142523201 gene encoding protein SET DOMAIN GROUP 41 isoform X2 has translation MEMRAVEDIAMGGDLTPPMPPLAFALHDSALNSHCSACFYPLPTTPFPPLLVDLPRKPPHVPNRRPEVLYCSSRCSSLDSPLHFSSAEAQLLYQFLSLPLAAWSGSSDLRLSLRLLHTFQKFNIFTRKGGFFPCDRRMEIGGKKDDPLEENKNFEVPDENLENQAEQCEVMEISGYKDGVFERIAGLMTNRERLIFREVKNDPFTESGAEFMMERIREGTKAIAVAIMMCAGEEMCVKSPHEYAVEEMVLCLVLTNAVEVQDRRGNSIGIAVYGTSFSWNNHSCSPNACYRFMVASEEKDCMCLRISPAATNNGCGNVMEDGVILGGGMGYGPRVIVRSIKAIERGEEVTIAYTDLLQPKEMRQEDLWLKYLFRCCCKRCSVPHSTYVDRALQVR, from the exons ATGGAGATGAGAGCAGTTGAAGACATAGCCATGGGTGGAGACCTCACTCCGCCGATGCCTCCACTGGCTTTCGCCCTCCACGACTCCGCCCTCAATTCCCACTGTTCCGCCTGCTTCTACCCTCTTCCGACGACCCCATTTCCGCCTCTTCTTGTGGACTTGCCTCGGAAACCTCCCCATGTCCCCAATAGAAGACCCGAAGTCCTCTACTGCTCCTCTCGCTGCTCTTCCCTCGACTCTCCGCTACACTTCTCCTCCGCGGAAGCTCAACTATTGTATCAATTCCTTAGTTTACCTTTGGCCGCGTGGAGCGGCTCCTCGGATCTCCGGCTCTCCCTCCGTCTCCTTCACACTTTccaaaaattcaatatttttactCGGAAGGGTGGTTTTTTCCCATGTGATCGAAGAATGGAGATTGGAGGGAAGAAGGACGACCCATTAGAGGAAAACAAGAATTTTGAAGTCCCAGATGAAAATCTTGAGAATCAAGCCGAACAATGTGAAGTTATGGAGATTTCTGGCTACAAAGACGGCGTTTTTGAGAGAATTGCGGGTTTGATGACCAACCGGGAAAGACTTATTTTTCGGGAAGTTAAGAATGACCCGTTTACAGAAAGTGGAGCAGAATTTATGATGGAGAGGATAAGAGAGGGGACAAAGGCGATTGCAGTAGCAATAATGATGTGCGCAGGTGAGGAAATGTGTGTAAAGAGTCCGCATGAGTATGCTGTGGAGGAAATGGTGCTGTGCTTGGTCCTGACTAATGCTGTGGAGGTGCAGGATAGGAGGGGCAACAGCATTGGGATTGCGGTTTATGGAACTTCATTTTCATGGAATAATCACAGTTGTTCTCCCAATGCTTGTTACCGGTTTATGGTGGCGTCAGAAGAGAAAGATTGCATGTGTTTGAGGATTTCTCCTGCTGCTACCAATAATGGATGCGGCAATGTAATGGAAGATGGTGTAATATTAGGAG GAGGAATGGGGTATGGACCAAGAGTAATAGTTAGAAGTATAAAGGCTATTGAGAGAGGGGAAGAGGTGACAATTGCATACACGGATCTGTTGCAGCCTAAG GAGATGAGACAAGAAGACTTATGGCTCAAGTACCTGTTCAGGTGCTGTTGTAAGCGCTGCAGTGTGCCACATTCAACTTATGTGGACCGTGCTCTACAA